In Pleurocapsa sp. PCC 7319, the following are encoded in one genomic region:
- a CDS encoding carbon dioxide-concentrating mechanism protein CcmK, protein MSIAVGMIETLGFPAVVEAADAMVKAARVTLVGYEKIGTGRVTVIVRGDVSEVQASVAAGTENVSRVNGGQVLSTHIIARPHENLEYVLPIRYTEAVEQFRESVNPRPLRRP, encoded by the coding sequence ATGTCAATTGCAGTTGGAATGATTGAAACGCTAGGCTTTCCTGCGGTAGTAGAAGCGGCAGATGCCATGGTAAAAGCCGCCCGGGTTACCCTAGTAGGATACGAAAAAATTGGTACAGGACGCGTGACTGTAATTGTCCGTGGTGATGTATCCGAAGTACAAGCTTCTGTTGCTGCGGGCACAGAAAATGTAAGCCGAGTAAATGGAGGACAAGTCCTTTCGACTCACATTATCGCTCGTCCTCATGAAAATCTTGAATACGTCTTACCCATTCGTTATACCGAAGCTGTCGAGCAGTTTCGTGAAAGCGTAAATCCTCGTCCTCTGAGAAGACCATAA
- a CDS encoding carbon dioxide-concentrating mechanism protein CcmK — translation MSIAVGMIETLGFPAVVEAADAMVKAARVTLVGYEKIGTGRVTVIVRGDVSEVQASVAAGTENVTRVNGGQVLSTHIIARPHENLEYVLPIRYTEEVEQFRTY, via the coding sequence ATGTCAATTGCAGTCGGAATGATTGAAACGCTAGGATTTCCTGCGGTAGTAGAAGCAGCAGATGCCATGGTAAAAGCCGCCCGGGTTACCCTAGTGGGATACGAAAAAATTGGTACAGGTCGTGTAACTGTAATTGTCCGTGGTGACGTATCTGAGGTGCAGGCTTCCGTAGCTGCGGGGACAGAAAACGTGACTAGAGTAAACGGCGGTCAGGTTCTTTCGACTCACATCATTGCTCGTCCCCATGAGAACCTCGAATATGTACTGCCAATTCGCTACACCGAAGAAGTAGAACAGTTTCGTACCTATTAA
- a CDS encoding carbon dioxide-concentrating mechanism protein CcmK, whose product MPIAVGMIETLGFPAVVEAADSMVKAARVTLVGYEKIGTGRVTVIVRGDVSEVQASVAAGVDSANRVNGGEVLSTHIIARPHENLEYVLPIRYTEEVEQFRSY is encoded by the coding sequence ATGCCTATCGCAGTAGGAATGATCGAAACTTTGGGTTTTCCCGCAGTAGTAGAGGCAGCAGACTCAATGGTCAAAGCAGCTCGGGTCACTCTTGTAGGATACGAGAAAATCGGTACTGGTCGCGTTACGGTAATTGTGCGTGGTGATGTATCTGAAGTTCAGGCTTCAGTTGCTGCTGGAGTTGATTCTGCTAATCGAGTAAACGGTGGAGAGGTTCTTTCGACTCACATCATTGCTCGCCCCCATGAGAACTTAGAATATGTGCTACCGATTCGCTACACCGAAGAAGTAGAACAGTTTCGCTCCTATTAG
- a CDS encoding NAD(P)H-quinone oxidoreductase subunit F encodes MTDFLLEKSWIIPLYGLIGAIVTLPWSLGIIRQTGPRPAAYFNIFMTLLAFIHGSIIFNLIWTRETQQYVFHWLQVADLDLTLSIELSPVSFGALELITGISLLVQIYALGYMEKDWSLARFFALMGFFEAALAGLALSDSLLLSYCLLEALTLSTYLLVGFWYAQPLVVTAARDAFLTKRVGDIALLMGIVALSNYGEGLSFSELDTWVKGHQLDPSVAALLGLALIAGPIGKCAQFPLNLWLDEAMEGPNPAGIMRNSIVVSAGAYVLIKLEPATTLSPISADALILIGTVTAIGTSLMAIAQIDIKRALSHSTSAHIGLVFIAVGLRQVDIAFLLLFSHAIAKALLFMSAGSVILTSNNQNVSEMGGLWSRMPATGMSFVVGAAGLIGFAPLGMFWTYQRWFSGSWDVDWWLLLLVMFVNTFSAINLTRLFRIIFLGEPQVKTRRAPESPWLMAVPMVALMVVTLIATSAPIQWPLWLSPNTPLPLDQPELINQYAVPLLIASGALGCVIGSTISVRQAWSRSSNFAVRFVQDLLAYDFYVDKLYEVTVVAAVSAFSKFTSWIDRYVVDGAVNLVSLATIFSSNALKYNVSGQSQFYLATIVIGVGLLLWSMLHGQWSIVTNYWSSIM; translated from the coding sequence ATGACTGACTTTTTATTAGAAAAATCTTGGATCATACCCTTATATGGCTTAATAGGTGCAATTGTGACTTTGCCCTGGTCTTTGGGCATTATTCGCCAGACAGGACCTCGTCCAGCCGCCTATTTCAATATTTTTATGACCTTGTTAGCTTTTATTCATGGGTCAATAATTTTTAACCTAATTTGGACTAGGGAAACTCAACAATATGTTTTTCATTGGTTACAGGTAGCAGATTTAGATTTAACTTTATCGATCGAGTTATCTCCAGTTAGTTTCGGTGCCTTGGAGTTGATAACGGGTATTAGCTTGCTCGTGCAGATTTATGCTTTAGGTTACATGGAAAAAGACTGGTCTTTGGCGCGCTTTTTTGCCCTGATGGGATTTTTTGAAGCGGCTTTGGCGGGCTTAGCTCTCAGTGATTCTCTGTTACTCAGTTATTGTTTGTTAGAGGCTTTAACTTTATCCACATATCTCTTAGTCGGTTTTTGGTATGCTCAGCCTTTAGTAGTAACTGCTGCCAGGGATGCCTTTCTGACTAAAAGGGTCGGAGATATTGCCTTACTTATGGGAATAGTGGCTCTTTCAAACTACGGAGAAGGACTAAGTTTTTCGGAGTTAGATACTTGGGTAAAAGGACATCAGTTAGACCCGAGCGTAGCTGCCTTGTTGGGTCTAGCTCTAATTGCCGGTCCTATCGGTAAATGTGCTCAATTCCCCCTCAATCTCTGGTTAGACGAAGCGATGGAAGGACCCAATCCAGCAGGAATTATGCGTAACTCGATCGTTGTTTCGGCTGGAGCCTATGTGCTAATTAAATTAGAGCCGGCGACAACTTTATCCCCGATTTCTGCTGATGCCTTGATTTTGATCGGGACAGTTACGGCTATTGGTACATCTTTGATGGCAATCGCTCAGATTGATATTAAGCGAGCTTTATCCCATTCTACTAGTGCTCACATAGGTTTAGTCTTTATTGCCGTAGGACTAAGGCAAGTAGATATAGCCTTCCTATTGTTATTTAGTCATGCGATCGCCAAAGCTTTATTATTTATGAGTGCTGGATCAGTCATTCTCACTTCTAATAATCAAAATGTCAGTGAAATGGGTGGTTTGTGGTCAAGGATGCCTGCTACAGGAATGTCTTTTGTGGTAGGCGCAGCAGGGTTAATTGGATTTGCGCCCTTAGGTATGTTCTGGACTTATCAACGCTGGTTTAGCGGCTCTTGGGATGTAGACTGGTGGCTGTTGCTGTTGGTGATGTTTGTTAATACTTTCTCTGCGATTAACTTGACAAGATTATTTCGGATTATTTTTCTGGGTGAGCCACAGGTTAAAACCCGTCGTGCTCCTGAATCTCCTTGGCTTATGGCAGTACCGATGGTTGCCCTGATGGTCGTTACTTTAATTGCTACCTCTGCTCCTATACAATGGCCTCTCTGGTTAAGTCCGAATACCCCTTTACCTCTGGATCAACCAGAATTAATTAATCAATATGCAGTACCGTTGTTGATTGCCTCAGGGGCATTAGGGTGCGTAATTGGTTCAACTATATCAGTACGTCAAGCCTGGTCAAGATCTAGTAATTTTGCAGTTCGATTTGTTCAGGATTTGTTAGCCTACGATTTTTATGTAGATAAATTGTATGAAGTAACAGTTGTTGCTGCGGTTTCTGCTTTTTCTAAATTTACTTCTTGGATTGACCGTTATGTAGTTGATGGAGCAGTGAATTTAGTCAGTTTAGCCACAATCTTTAGTAGTAATGCCTTGAAATACAACGTTTCTGGACAATCTCAATTTTACCTTGCCACGATTGTGATTGGCGTAGGCTTGCTGTTATGGTCGATGCTCCATGGTCAGTGGTCAATAGTTACTAACTATTGGTCCTCAATTATGTAA
- a CDS encoding NADH-quinone oxidoreductase subunit M yields the protein MLSALILIPFLAAAIVGLTPLKGTICRNIALVTAVTTLGINIVLGFQFDFQHPGCQFAQDIPWIEWIGLNYHLGIDGLSFPLLLLNSLLTLIAIISTSQGIQRPRLYYAMLLLLSGGAAGAFLAQDLLLFFLFYELEIVPLYFLIAIWGGARRGYAAMKFLLYTALSGILVLASFLGLVWLTGASTFDYQTLRDYTLPLGSQLLLLAPLLIGVFIKIPIFPFHTWLPDAHVEASTPISVLLAGVLLKLGTYALLRFGVGLFLEAWVYLAPWLAVLAAISALYGASCAIAQTDMKKVVAYSSIAHMAYILLAASASTRLSMTAAVFQMVSHGLISAFLFLLVGMVYKKTGSRDVNYLRGLLNPERGLPVTGGMMILGVMASSGLPGMVGFISEFLVFRGSIAIFPIPTLLCMVGTGLTAVYFLLVINKVFFGRLTVGLPKIPPVKWKEHAPAFVLLLLIFAFGLKPDWVTHWSEVQAIALLTGG from the coding sequence ATGCTCAGTGCCTTAATCCTTATTCCTTTTTTGGCTGCGGCGATAGTAGGTTTAACTCCCTTAAAAGGAACAATTTGCCGCAATATTGCTCTTGTTACAGCAGTTACTACTTTAGGTATCAATATAGTTCTTGGTTTTCAGTTTGATTTTCAACATCCAGGATGCCAGTTTGCTCAAGATATTCCTTGGATTGAGTGGATCGGTTTAAACTATCATCTGGGAATCGATGGTCTTTCTTTTCCCTTATTATTACTCAATAGTTTATTAACTTTGATTGCCATTATTAGTACTAGCCAGGGGATTCAAAGACCCAGATTGTATTATGCCATGCTCTTACTATTGAGTGGCGGTGCAGCAGGAGCCTTTTTAGCTCAGGATTTACTACTGTTTTTCTTATTTTATGAGTTAGAAATTGTTCCACTATATTTCTTGATTGCCATCTGGGGGGGAGCCAGAAGAGGTTATGCAGCCATGAAGTTTTTACTTTATACTGCGCTATCGGGAATTTTGGTATTAGCTTCCTTTCTAGGCTTGGTTTGGTTAACTGGAGCAAGTACTTTTGATTATCAAACATTGCGAGATTACACTCTACCTCTTGGTAGCCAATTACTATTACTAGCCCCACTCTTAATTGGAGTGTTTATTAAAATCCCCATTTTTCCCTTCCATACGTGGCTGCCAGATGCTCACGTAGAGGCATCCACCCCCATATCAGTATTGCTCGCCGGAGTACTACTCAAGCTAGGAACTTATGCCCTCTTACGTTTTGGAGTCGGTTTATTTCTCGAAGCTTGGGTTTATCTTGCTCCCTGGTTAGCAGTATTAGCCGCAATTAGTGCTTTATATGGAGCTTCCTGTGCGATCGCTCAAACAGACATGAAAAAAGTAGTGGCGTACTCCTCAATTGCTCACATGGCCTATATTCTCCTAGCGGCATCTGCTTCTACTCGTCTCAGTATGACTGCTGCTGTGTTTCAAATGGTCAGCCATGGATTAATCTCAGCATTTTTGTTCTTACTGGTGGGAATGGTATACAAAAAAACTGGCTCGCGAGATGTCAATTATTTAAGAGGTCTGCTTAATCCAGAAAGAGGCTTACCTGTTACTGGAGGAATGATGATTCTGGGGGTAATGGCTAGTTCAGGATTACCAGGTATGGTCGGCTTTATTTCCGAATTTTTAGTATTTAGAGGAAGTATTGCTATTTTCCCGATACCAACTCTTTTATGTATGGTGGGAACTGGTTTAACGGCAGTCTACTTTTTATTAGTTATTAATAAAGTCTTTTTTGGTCGTCTCACCGTTGGGTTGCCTAAAATCCCCCCTGTCAAGTGGAAAGAACACGCTCCTGCTTTTGTCCTACTGTTGCTAATTTTCGCCTTTGGTCTTAAACCAGATTGGGTTACTCACTGGAGTGAAGTACAAGCGATCGCCCTTTTAACAGGAGGCTAA
- a CDS encoding CO2 hydration protein, giving the protein MVSTEVKRSKSYFIDEYIARLEKGDALLDDTPQNLVEVVGILKSYGVVLDAYSVNLCYIADTQFLKLFPFFKYFNGDVNTKKFLKFLWHDRINYEYAEYCMKAMFWHGGGGLDAYVDTPEFAAATEELIKAYFKYNPLMIGLHKAFKDFLPEQMRQMAYYSGLGQFWRVMSDIFINLSDSYDRGEIKSIPDVVKFILDGLVADAARPITYTVKVRDQEYDILPKSAGLTFLMDTGVPYVEAVFFRGTPFRGTVSYNAQAYEISYDLGMFNYGALYADPLPIGGAGIPPTLLMQDMRHFLPDYLQDIYRQNVRGEGDIRIQICESFQKSMFCVTTAAVQGLAPHPLNTEDPEEQMANRKYLKGWLNRILESQILKVNNQKTAEVS; this is encoded by the coding sequence ATGGTCAGTACTGAGGTTAAACGTTCTAAGTCTTATTTCATCGATGAATACATTGCGAGATTGGAAAAAGGGGATGCTCTTCTGGACGATACTCCCCAAAATCTCGTGGAAGTAGTTGGTATTTTGAAAAGTTATGGAGTAGTCTTAGACGCCTATTCCGTTAACTTGTGCTACATTGCTGACACACAATTTTTAAAGTTATTTCCCTTCTTTAAATATTTTAACGGAGATGTCAACACTAAGAAATTTCTTAAATTTCTTTGGCATGATCGCATTAACTATGAATATGCAGAATATTGCATGAAAGCAATGTTTTGGCATGGTGGTGGCGGCTTAGATGCCTATGTTGATACCCCAGAGTTCGCTGCGGCAACAGAGGAACTAATTAAAGCCTACTTTAAATACAACCCTCTGATGATCGGATTGCACAAAGCATTTAAAGACTTTCTCCCCGAACAAATGCGCCAGATGGCTTATTACAGTGGGCTAGGACAGTTTTGGCGAGTAATGAGCGATATTTTTATTAACTTATCCGATAGTTATGATCGCGGTGAGATCAAATCTATTCCCGACGTAGTAAAATTTATTCTAGATGGGTTGGTAGCAGATGCCGCTCGACCAATTACCTACACAGTAAAAGTTCGTGACCAAGAATATGATATCCTTCCCAAATCAGCGGGGTTAACCTTTTTAATGGATACTGGTGTCCCTTATGTAGAGGCTGTTTTCTTTAGAGGAACTCCCTTTAGAGGAACAGTATCTTACAATGCTCAAGCTTACGAAATTTCCTATGACTTGGGAATGTTCAATTACGGAGCATTATACGCCGATCCTCTCCCTATTGGTGGAGCAGGAATTCCTCCCACCTTACTGATGCAAGACATGCGACATTTTTTACCTGATTATCTACAGGATATTTATCGGCAAAATGTTCGAGGTGAAGGAGATATCAGAATTCAGATTTGTGAAAGTTTCCAGAAATCTATGTTCTGTGTTACCACTGCTGCAGTTCAAGGATTAGCACCTCATCCCTTGAATACTGAAGATCCAGAGGAACAGATGGCTAACCGTAAATATCTCAAAGGATGGCTTAATCGAATACTAGAATCCCAAATACTTAAAGTTAATAACCAAAAAACTGCAGAAGTATCTTAA
- the fabD gene encoding ACP S-malonyltransferase, translating into MTKTAWVFPGQGSQALGMGIDLQDISLAKSKFEIAEKVLGWSILDICQGDDETLARTLYTQPCLYVVESILVDLLTERIGLPQLVAGHSLGEYVALYAAKVFDFESGLKLVKKRAELMDSAAGGKMAALMKFDRSQLMTALTETSDVVLANDNSAGQVVISGTPEAVAEILGKVKAKRVMTLNVSGAFHSPLMQEASEQFLDVLNSVNFNDAQVPVLSNVEPTPATSQEELKRRLVQQMTGSVRWREIMLQFSQSEITNIIEVGPGKALCGLIKRTCREIKLETVGTVVQLNAKTLVMSS; encoded by the coding sequence ATGACAAAAACAGCATGGGTATTTCCCGGACAAGGTTCTCAAGCATTAGGAATGGGAATAGATTTACAAGATATTTCCCTGGCAAAATCCAAATTTGAAATTGCCGAAAAAGTTCTAGGTTGGTCAATATTAGACATTTGCCAGGGAGATGATGAGACCTTGGCTCGTACACTCTACACTCAACCATGTCTATATGTTGTTGAATCAATTTTGGTAGACCTATTAACTGAGAGAATTGGCTTACCTCAGTTGGTAGCAGGTCATAGCCTAGGTGAATATGTAGCTTTATATGCGGCAAAAGTTTTTGATTTTGAATCAGGACTCAAATTAGTCAAAAAAAGAGCAGAATTAATGGATAGTGCTGCTGGCGGAAAAATGGCTGCACTAATGAAATTTGATCGCTCTCAATTAATGACAGCATTAACCGAAACTTCTGATGTAGTCCTAGCCAATGATAATAGCGCAGGGCAAGTAGTCATATCTGGTACTCCAGAAGCTGTAGCAGAAATACTAGGAAAAGTTAAAGCTAAAAGGGTGATGACATTAAATGTATCTGGTGCTTTTCATTCACCTCTAATGCAAGAAGCTTCAGAACAATTTCTAGATGTACTAAATTCGGTTAACTTTAATGATGCTCAGGTTCCAGTACTATCAAATGTTGAACCAACTCCAGCTACCAGCCAAGAAGAGTTGAAACGAAGATTAGTGCAGCAGATGACAGGTTCAGTGCGTTGGCGAGAAATAATGTTGCAATTTTCTCAGTCAGAAATCACCAACATTATCGAAGTAGGTCCAGGAAAAGCTTTGTGCGGTTTGATTAAAAGGACTTGCCGTGAAATCAAGCTAGAAACTGTTGGCACCGTAGTACAATTAAATGCTAAAACTCTAGTCATGAGTTCTTAA
- a CDS encoding DUF1816 domain-containing protein, which produces MSLATKLFSFLGLEKSAKEKEEIFYWLKISTKVPKCIYYFGPFDSHLEAKSLQGGYIEDLMAENAQGIHIELEHCSQPTELTVCEKEYF; this is translated from the coding sequence ATGTCATTAGCCACAAAATTATTTAGTTTTCTTGGTTTAGAAAAATCGGCAAAAGAAAAAGAGGAAATATTTTATTGGCTTAAAATAAGTACTAAAGTACCAAAGTGTATTTACTATTTTGGTCCTTTTGATAGTCATTTAGAAGCTAAATCATTGCAAGGTGGCTATATTGAAGATTTAATGGCGGAGAATGCCCAGGGAATACATATAGAATTAGAACATTGCTCACAACCTACAGAACTAACTGTCTGCGAAAAAGAGTACTTTTGA
- a CDS encoding CHAD domain-containing protein yields MSITNFNFNNQLLAALPLSEYQRLLPQLQLIRLVAGQILYQPQENIRYVYFPQQSLISLVTILENGTTLEVGKVAMIGFAPAIALPKIATEKIAGKIGKVLGELRDLDVLQLALKTKYQPNLPSDKQKYLSKATKKIAQKRKKAFKYVKFTLQGKTKLIGVSNKV; encoded by the coding sequence ATGTCAATTACGAATTTCAACTTTAATAATCAGTTATTAGCAGCTTTGCCCTTATCAGAATATCAACGTCTTCTACCTCAACTACAATTAATTAGACTAGTAGCGGGTCAAATTCTCTATCAGCCTCAGGAAAACATTCGCTACGTTTATTTTCCACAACAAAGTTTAATCTCTCTAGTCACTATTTTGGAAAATGGCACGACCTTAGAAGTTGGAAAAGTTGCCATGATTGGTTTTGCTCCGGCGATCGCCTTACCGAAAATAGCAACTGAAAAAATAGCTGGTAAAATCGGCAAAGTATTAGGTGAATTGAGAGATTTAGATGTATTACAACTTGCTTTGAAAACTAAATATCAGCCAAATTTGCCGTCAGACAAGCAAAAATATTTGTCTAAAGCTACTAAAAAAATTGCCCAAAAACGGAAAAAAGCTTTTAAATACGTCAAATTTACTCTACAGGGAAAAACTAAACTTATCGGCGTTTCAAACAAGGTATAG
- the alaS gene encoding alanine--tRNA ligase, with translation MADLPHLSGSDIRDKFLKFFETRQHKILPSASLISEDPTVILTIAGMLPFKPIFLGQRKPPQPRATTSQKCIRTNDIENVGRTARHHTFFEMLGNFSFGDYFKEQAIEWAWELSTQVYKLPPERIIPSVFHSDDEAFAIWRDKIGIPENRIQRMGEDNYWTMGATGPCGPSSELFYDFHPELGDENIDLEDDSRFIEFYNLVFMQYNQDAEGNRTPLQNKNIDTGLGLERMAQILQQVPNNYETDLIFPIIKTAAEIAGIDYNQADEKTKTSLKVIGDHVRAVVHMIADGITASNTDRGYILRRLIRRVIRHGRLIGINGNFINQVAATAIALSESAYPNVREREEFIKNQLVTEESQFLKTLDRGEKLLAEIIASTNKQISGVDAFTLYDTYGFPFELTQEIAEEQGLTVDEAGFEAEMEQQRTRARAAHETIDLTVQGSIDKLAEHIHPTEFSGYGELQSQAKVEAVLISGKSSEAAEVGAEIQLILDQTPFYAESGGQIGDKGYLSGDNLLIRIQDVQQESGFFVHYGKIERGSVTVGDTVNAAIDRACRRRVQANHTATHLLQAALKKVVDNSVSQAGSLVSFDRLRFDFNSPRALKPKDVQQVEELVNTWISEAHEADVNIMPLEDAKAKGATAMFGEKYTAEVRVIDFPGVSMELCGGTHVKNTAEIGAFKIISETGISSGVRRIEAVAGAAILDYLEVRDKVVKELSDRFKVKPEEIGDRVNSLQAELKATQKELEAAKQELALAKSDSLLSQAETVGDYKILVANMGEMDAKSLQSAAERLQQKLGESAVVIASIPSEGKISLVAAFSQKVIQEKKLQAGKFIGGIAKICGGGGGGRPNLAQAGGRDASKLDKALDTAKQKLIEGLS, from the coding sequence ATGGCTGATCTTCCTCACCTAAGCGGTAGCGACATCCGCGACAAGTTCCTCAAATTCTTTGAAACCCGACAACACAAAATTTTACCCAGTGCCTCTTTAATATCAGAAGACCCAACAGTAATATTGACTATTGCGGGGATGCTACCTTTTAAACCTATATTTTTGGGACAGCGCAAACCACCTCAACCCCGCGCTACTACCTCCCAGAAATGTATTCGTACCAATGATATTGAGAATGTGGGACGTACCGCCAGACATCATACCTTCTTTGAGATGTTGGGGAATTTTAGCTTTGGAGATTATTTTAAAGAACAAGCTATTGAATGGGCGTGGGAACTATCTACACAAGTGTATAAGTTACCTCCAGAACGCATTATCCCTAGCGTATTTCATAGTGATGATGAAGCTTTTGCTATCTGGCGCGACAAGATAGGTATTCCCGAAAATCGTATTCAGCGCATGGGGGAAGATAACTATTGGACAATGGGTGCTACTGGTCCTTGTGGTCCTTCTTCGGAGTTATTTTATGATTTTCATCCCGAATTGGGCGATGAAAACATTGATTTAGAAGATGACAGCAGGTTTATCGAGTTTTATAACTTGGTATTCATGCAATACAACCAAGATGCGGAAGGAAATAGAACCCCTCTACAAAATAAAAACATCGATACAGGTTTGGGTTTGGAAAGGATGGCGCAAATCCTTCAGCAAGTACCCAATAATTATGAAACTGATTTAATTTTCCCGATTATTAAAACTGCTGCTGAGATTGCAGGAATTGATTACAATCAAGCTGACGAGAAGACTAAAACCTCTTTAAAAGTCATTGGCGATCATGTTCGTGCAGTGGTTCATATGATTGCCGATGGCATTACTGCTTCTAATACCGATCGCGGTTATATTTTACGTCGCTTAATACGGCGAGTAATTCGTCATGGCAGATTGATTGGGATTAATGGTAATTTTATTAATCAAGTTGCAGCAACTGCGATCGCTCTCTCGGAATCAGCTTATCCTAATGTTAGGGAAAGGGAAGAGTTTATAAAAAATCAGTTAGTCACTGAAGAATCACAATTTCTGAAGACATTGGATAGAGGGGAAAAACTATTAGCAGAAATTATTGCTAGCACCAATAAGCAGATATCTGGAGTAGATGCCTTTACTCTCTATGACACTTACGGCTTTCCCTTTGAATTGACTCAAGAAATTGCCGAGGAACAAGGTTTAACTGTTGATGAAGCAGGCTTTGAAGCAGAAATGGAACAACAGCGTACTCGGGCTAGAGCAGCACACGAAACCATCGATTTGACAGTTCAGGGAAGTATCGATAAACTGGCAGAACATATTCATCCTACAGAATTTTCCGGCTACGGCGAACTTCAATCCCAGGCAAAAGTTGAAGCGGTATTAATCTCAGGGAAATCTTCAGAAGCTGCTGAAGTAGGAGCAGAAATTCAACTTATTCTCGATCAAACTCCTTTTTATGCTGAATCTGGAGGGCAAATTGGGGATAAAGGATATCTTTCTGGGGATAACCTGCTAATTCGTATCCAAGATGTACAACAAGAATCTGGGTTCTTTGTTCATTACGGAAAAATTGAGCGCGGTAGTGTTACTGTGGGAGATACAGTTAACGCAGCTATTGATCGTGCTTGTCGTCGTCGCGTGCAAGCAAATCACACTGCAACTCACTTACTTCAGGCAGCATTGAAGAAGGTAGTTGATAATTCCGTATCTCAAGCTGGATCGTTAGTCAGTTTTGATCGCCTTCGGTTTGACTTTAATTCTCCCCGCGCTTTAAAACCGAAAGATGTACAACAAGTAGAAGAATTGGTTAATACTTGGATTTCCGAAGCCCATGAAGCTGATGTGAATATTATGCCCTTAGAAGATGCTAAGGCTAAAGGTGCAACGGCTATGTTTGGGGAAAAATATACTGCTGAAGTGAGAGTAATCGATTTTCCGGGAGTTTCTATGGAACTTTGTGGCGGTACTCATGTTAAAAATACGGCTGAAATTGGCGCATTTAAAATTATCTCGGAAACTGGTATTTCTTCTGGGGTAAGAAGGATTGAAGCTGTAGCTGGGGCAGCTATTTTAGATTATTTAGAAGTACGGGATAAAGTCGTTAAAGAATTGAGCGATCGCTTTAAAGTCAAACCCGAAGAAATCGGCGATCGAGTTAATAGTTTACAAGCAGAACTCAAAGCGACTCAAAAAGAATTAGAAGCAGCAAAACAGGAGCTAGCTCTAGCCAAATCTGACAGTTTGTTATCCCAAGCCGAAACAGTCGGTGATTATAAAATTCTGGTAGCCAATATGGGAGAAATGGATGCAAAGTCTTTACAGTCGGCAGCAGAAAGATTGCAACAAAAACTAGGAGAATCAGCCGTAGTAATTGCATCCATACCTTCGGAAGGAAAAATTAGTTTAGTAGCTGCTTTTAGTCAGAAAGTTATCCAAGAAAAGAAACTACAAGCCGGAAAATTTATTGGTGGTATTGCCAAAATCTGCGGCGGTGGCGGTGGTGGCAGACCAAATCTCGCTCAAGCTGGCGGCAGAGATGCCAGTAAGTTAGATAAAGCTTTGGATACTGCAAAACAAAAGTTAATTGAAGGCTTGAGTTAG
- a CDS encoding transposase — protein MKYDSTRHHRRSIRLKGYDYSQAGFYFVTICCYQRQCLFGDIVNGLMQLNQYGEIVAETYQSLSFRYSYINLDEWIIMPNHFHGIIVLTDKPCRGVSRNAPTPPINSKPKRKPLGRLIGAFKTVSTKKINLIRNAPGSSVWQRNYYEHIIRNQKSLNNIRQYIINNPISWNVDQLHPNNPSKW, from the coding sequence ATGAAATATGATTCTACAAGACATCATAGACGCTCCATCAGGCTTAAAGGATACGATTATTCTCAGGCAGGATTTTATTTTGTCACCATTTGTTGTTATCAAAGACAATGTTTATTTGGTGACATTGTTAATGGTTTGATGCAGTTAAATCAATATGGTGAGATTGTTGCCGAAACCTATCAATCGTTGTCATTTCGTTATTCCTATATAAATCTCGATGAATGGATTATTATGCCCAATCATTTTCACGGGATTATCGTTTTAACCGACAAACCCTGTAGGGGCGTTTCGCGAAACGCCCCTACCCCACCAATCAATTCCAAACCAAAACGTAAACCATTGGGACGTTTAATTGGGGCATTCAAAACCGTTTCCACCAAAAAAATCAATCTAATTCGCAACGCACCAGGTTCATCAGTATGGCAACGTAATTATTACGAACACATTATTCGTAATCAAAAATCATTAAACAATATCCGCCAATATATTATTAACAATCCAATATCTTGGAATGTTGATCAATTGCATCCCAACAATCCGTCAAAATGGTAA